Proteins found in one Podarcis muralis chromosome 5, rPodMur119.hap1.1, whole genome shotgun sequence genomic segment:
- the DNAJC5 gene encoding dnaJ homolog subfamily C member 5 yields the protein MGDQRQRSLSTSGESLYHVLGLDKNATSDDIKKSYRKLALKYHPDKNPDNPEAAEKFKEINNAHAILTDATKRNIYDKYGSLGLYVAEQFGEENVNTYFVLSSWWAKALFVFCGLITGCYCCCCLCCCCNCCCGKCKPKPPEGEEQEYYVSPEDLEAQLQSDERDTSDTPIVIQPVSETTQLTADSHPSYHTDGFN from the exons ATGGGAGACCAGAGGCAACGCTCATTGTCTACGTCTGGGGAATCATTGTACCATGTTCTAGGACTGGACAAGAACGCCACCTCAGATGATATTAAAAAGTCATACAG GAAACTTGCATTAAAATATCACCCTGATAAGAACCCAGATAATCCGGAAGCTGCAGAGAAATTTAAAGAAATCAACAATGCACACgcgatattaactgatgctacaAAACGAAATATTTATGATAAGTATGGCTCCTTGGGTCTGTATGTAGCAGAGCAGTTTGGAGAGGAGAATGTGAACACGTACTTTGTGCTGTCCAGCTGGTGGGCAAAG GCGCTGTTTGTGTTCTGTGGACTCATCACGGGCTGCTACTGCTGTTGCTGTCTCTGCTGTTGCTGTAACTGTTGCTGTGGAAAGTGTAAACCGAAACCCCCTGAAGGTGAAGAGCAGGAATACTATGTCTCCCCTGAAGACTTGGAGGCACAGCTACAGTCAGATGAGAGGG ACACCTCAGATACACCTATTGTGATACAGCCAGTCTCAGAGACGACCCAGCTCACAGCGGACTCCCACCCCAGCTACCATACCGATGGATTTAACTAA